A window from Bordetella petrii encodes these proteins:
- the def gene encoding peptide deformylase: MIHTILKMGDPRLLRVAQPVGQFDTPELHALVADMFETMVHAQGVGLAAPQIGVDLQLVIFGFEHNERYPDAPPVPLTVLCNPVITPLSDEREDGWEGCLSVPGLRGLVPRYRRIRYSGRDPHGQAIEREAEGFHARVVQHECDHLIGRLYPSRIEDFSKFGFTEVLFPGMDPNRDD, encoded by the coding sequence ATGATCCACACCATTCTCAAGATGGGCGACCCGCGCCTGCTGCGGGTTGCCCAGCCGGTCGGGCAATTCGACACCCCCGAACTGCACGCGCTGGTGGCCGACATGTTCGAAACCATGGTGCACGCCCAGGGCGTGGGCCTGGCGGCCCCGCAGATCGGCGTCGACCTGCAGCTGGTGATTTTCGGGTTCGAGCACAACGAGCGCTATCCCGACGCCCCGCCGGTGCCGCTGACGGTGCTGTGCAACCCCGTGATCACGCCGCTGTCGGACGAACGCGAAGACGGCTGGGAAGGCTGCCTGTCGGTGCCGGGCCTGCGCGGCCTGGTGCCGCGCTACCGGCGCATCCGCTACAGCGGCCGCGACCCGCACGGCCAGGCCATCGAGCGCGAAGCCGAAGGCTTCCATGCGCGCGTGGTGCAGCACGAATGCGACCACCTGATCGGCCGGCTGTACCCGTCGCGCATCGAAGACTTCTCGAAGTTCGGCTTCACCGAAGTGCTGTTCCCGGGCATGGACCCCAACCGCGACGACTGA